In Chitinophaga sp. HK235, a single window of DNA contains:
- a CDS encoding SDR family oxidoreductase, which produces MKVLITGCNGLLGQHLIPLFVQNKTYDVIATGRGANRSPQHDHYIYEAVNLRDAGSVQQLVQKHQPDLIIHSGAMSQVDECEKNKDACWDTNVGATRYLVNAAEKINAAFIFLSTDFVFDGLNGPYDEEAPVNPINYYGTSKVAAERLVHNSKLQWAIVRTVLVYGVVNDPHRSNMITWVKNNLQQGKKIKVVDDQWRTPTLCQDLAQGCLLIAEKKATGIFNISGKEVLTPYDMAIKTAEYFQLDKSLVEKISSKSLAQPAARPAKTGLIIDRAEKELGYSPHTFAEGLDIVAAEIR; this is translated from the coding sequence ATGAAGGTATTAATTACAGGTTGCAATGGACTATTGGGACAGCATCTGATCCCTCTTTTTGTCCAAAACAAGACATACGATGTAATAGCCACCGGACGAGGTGCTAACCGTTCCCCTCAGCACGACCATTACATTTATGAGGCTGTCAATCTCCGCGATGCGGGAAGTGTACAGCAACTGGTACAGAAACATCAGCCGGATCTCATCATCCACAGTGGCGCAATGTCACAGGTGGACGAATGTGAGAAGAACAAGGATGCCTGTTGGGACACCAACGTAGGCGCTACACGTTACCTCGTGAATGCAGCGGAAAAAATAAATGCTGCCTTTATCTTCCTCTCCACCGATTTCGTTTTTGATGGACTCAACGGCCCCTATGATGAAGAAGCTCCTGTTAATCCCATCAATTACTATGGTACCAGCAAAGTGGCGGCGGAAAGACTGGTTCACAACAGTAAGCTGCAGTGGGCTATAGTACGTACCGTACTGGTATATGGTGTGGTAAACGACCCTCACCGCAGTAATATGATCACCTGGGTGAAAAATAATCTGCAGCAGGGGAAAAAGATCAAGGTGGTAGATGATCAGTGGCGCACACCTACCTTATGTCAGGACCTGGCACAGGGATGCCTGCTGATCGCGGAAAAGAAAGCCACCGGTATCTTCAATATCTCCGGAAAAGAAGTCCTCACCCCTTACGACATGGCCATTAAAACGGCAGAATATTTCCAGCTGGACAAAAGCCTGGTGGAAAAAATCAGCTCCAAAAGCCTCGCCCAGCCTGCTGCCCGGCCGGCAAAAACCGGGCTGATCATCGACAGGGCCGAAAAAGAACTGGGTTACAGTCCCCATACTTTTGCCGAGGGGCTGGATATTGTGGCGGCGGAGATCCGGTAA